A window of uncultured Litoreibacter sp. contains these coding sequences:
- a CDS encoding branched-chain amino acid ABC transporter permease — MDFLNALVAFANFVFVPGFAYGAQLALGALGVTLVYGILRFSNFAHGDTMAIGTMFVILITWGFQGMGISFGPLPTALLALPFGIVLTGLVLLGTDRVVYRFYRKTRVKPVVLVMVSLGVMFIMNGLTRFIIGPGDQRFADGERFLISARDFKAMTGLKEGLAIKTTQGITVVTAVIVVAILFWFLNKTRTGKSMRAFSDNEDLALLSGINPERVVMYTWLIVAALATIAGTLYGLDKSFKPFTYFQLLLPIFASAIVGGLGNPVGAIAGGFLIAFSEVTVTYAWKKVANYALPESLAPDGLAQLLSTDYKLAVSFVILIIVLLFKPTGLFKGQSV; from the coding sequence ATGGATTTCCTAAACGCACTCGTCGCTTTTGCAAATTTCGTCTTCGTCCCGGGTTTTGCCTACGGCGCGCAGCTCGCATTGGGCGCTTTGGGCGTGACCCTGGTCTACGGTATCTTGCGGTTTTCAAACTTCGCGCATGGCGACACGATGGCCATTGGCACCATGTTCGTGATCCTGATCACGTGGGGCTTTCAGGGGATGGGCATCAGCTTCGGCCCGCTTCCGACCGCCCTGCTCGCCCTGCCTTTCGGCATCGTGCTGACCGGGCTGGTGCTGCTGGGCACCGACCGCGTGGTTTATCGGTTTTACCGAAAAACGCGGGTGAAGCCGGTGGTGCTGGTGATGGTCAGCCTTGGCGTCATGTTCATCATGAACGGGCTGACGCGGTTCATCATCGGGCCGGGCGACCAACGCTTTGCCGATGGGGAGCGGTTCCTGATCTCCGCGCGCGACTTCAAGGCGATGACCGGCTTGAAAGAAGGCCTGGCGATCAAAACGACGCAAGGCATCACGGTGGTCACGGCAGTGATCGTGGTCGCAATCCTGTTCTGGTTTCTCAACAAGACGCGCACCGGTAAGTCGATGCGGGCGTTCTCTGACAACGAGGATCTGGCGCTGCTGTCAGGCATCAACCCAGAGCGGGTGGTGATGTACACTTGGCTGATCGTGGCAGCCTTGGCGACCATTGCGGGCACGCTTTACGGGTTGGACAAGTCGTTCAAGCCGTTCACCTATTTCCAGTTGCTGCTGCCGATCTTCGCCTCCGCCATTGTTGGCGGCTTGGGCAACCCGGTTGGTGCAATCGCGGGCGGGTTCCTGATCGCCTTCTCGGAAGTCACCGTCACCTACGCATGGAAAAAGGTGGCCAATTACGCGCTGCCGGAAAGCTTGGCGCCAGACGGTTTGGCGCAGCTTCTTAGCACGGATTACAAGCTGGCAGTGTCCTTCGTGATCCTGATCATCGTGCTGCTGTTCAAACCCACAGGTCTGTTTAAGGGGCAATCGGTATGA
- a CDS encoding ABC transporter ATP-binding protein translates to MSEPFLIGDTMSGGYGSGPDILHDCTIAVDEGEIAVIVGPNGAGKSTAMKAVFGMLDVRQGAVRLFGEDITKLTPQARVAKGMAFVPQTSNIFTSMTVEENLEMGAFLRRDDIQKTIEQVFDLFPILREKRAQAAGELSGGQRQQVAVGRALMTQPKVLMLDEPTAGVSPIVMDELFDRIIEVARTGISILMVEQNARQALEIADKGYVLVQGRNRFTDTGQALLNDPEVRKSFLGG, encoded by the coding sequence ATGAGCGAGCCATTCCTGATCGGTGACACCATGTCCGGCGGCTACGGCTCTGGCCCGGATATCTTGCATGACTGCACCATTGCGGTTGATGAAGGCGAGATTGCCGTCATCGTCGGCCCCAACGGCGCGGGCAAGTCGACCGCCATGAAGGCGGTCTTCGGCATGCTGGACGTGCGCCAGGGCGCGGTGCGGTTGTTTGGCGAAGACATCACAAAGCTGACGCCGCAGGCCCGGGTCGCCAAGGGGATGGCCTTTGTGCCGCAAACATCGAACATCTTCACTTCGATGACCGTGGAAGAAAACCTCGAGATGGGCGCATTCCTACGCCGCGACGACATACAGAAGACCATCGAACAGGTCTTTGATCTGTTCCCGATCCTGCGCGAAAAGCGTGCACAGGCGGCGGGCGAGCTGTCCGGCGGGCAACGCCAACAGGTCGCCGTGGGCCGGGCATTGATGACGCAACCCAAAGTGTTGATGCTGGATGAGCCGACGGCGGGTGTCTCCCCCATTGTGATGGACGAGCTGTTTGACCGCATCATCGAGGTGGCACGCACCGGCATTTCCATCCTGATGGTCGAACAAAACGCCCGCCAAGCGCTGGAGATTGCCGACAAGGGCTATGTGCTGGTGCAGGGCCGCAACCGATTTACCGATACCGGACAGGCGTTGTTGAACGACCCCGAGGTCCGCAAATCGTTTCTGGGGGGTTAG
- a CDS encoding ABC transporter ATP-binding protein, translated as MIEVHDLHKHFGGFHAVDGATLKIETGSITGLIGPNGAGKTTLFNAVAGVLKPTSGRVTMDGEDITGLPPHELFGKGLLRTFQIAHEFTTMTLRENLMMVPGGQSGEKLWNTWFGRKRIADEERALAAKADEVLEFLTIDHISDERAGNISGGQKKLLELGRTMMVDAKIVFLDEVGAGVNRTLLNTIGDAIIRLNKERGYTFCVIEHDMDFIGRLCDPVICMAEGKVLAQGTLDEIKANEQVIEAYLGTGLKNKAKAEA; from the coding sequence ATGATCGAAGTACACGATCTGCACAAGCATTTCGGCGGCTTTCATGCCGTAGACGGGGCAACGCTGAAGATCGAGACCGGGTCAATCACCGGGTTGATCGGACCTAACGGCGCAGGAAAAACGACGCTATTCAATGCAGTAGCGGGAGTTCTTAAACCGACTTCCGGCCGGGTGACCATGGATGGCGAGGACATCACCGGCCTGCCGCCGCACGAACTGTTCGGCAAAGGCCTGCTGCGTACTTTCCAGATTGCCCATGAATTTACCACGATGACCTTGCGCGAGAACCTGATGATGGTCCCTGGCGGGCAGTCAGGCGAAAAGCTGTGGAACACATGGTTTGGCCGCAAACGCATCGCGGATGAAGAACGCGCCCTTGCCGCCAAGGCGGATGAGGTGCTGGAATTCCTGACCATCGACCACATCAGCGACGAGCGTGCGGGCAATATCTCCGGCGGGCAGAAGAAGTTGCTGGAGCTGGGCCGCACCATGATGGTCGACGCCAAGATCGTGTTTCTGGACGAGGTCGGCGCAGGCGTGAACCGCACGCTTCTGAACACCATTGGCGACGCCATCATCCGGCTCAACAAGGAACGTGGCTACACGTTCTGCGTCATTGAACATGACATGGATTTCATCGGTCGCCTCTGCGACCCCGTCATCTGCATGGCAGAAGGCAAGGTGTTGGCCCAAGGCACGCTGGACGAGATCAAGGCCAATGAGCAAGTGATCGAGGCCTATCTGGGTACCGGTTTGAAGAACAAGGCGAAGGCAGAAGCATGA
- a CDS encoding ABC transporter substrate-binding protein: MKKLLLATTATAMMAGGAFADGHATDIKLGIILGFTGPIESLTPSMADGAELAMAEVTESGMLLDGAKVSAVRADSTCVDAAAATAAAERLITSDGVKGIMGADCSGVTGAILANVALANGVVMISPSATSPGLSTAEDDGLFFRTAPSDARQGVVMTEVLMDQGIKSVAVTYTNNDYGKGLADAFQSAFEEAGGEVTINAAHEDGKADYSAEVGALASAGGDRLVVAGYVDQGGSGIVRAALDTGAFDTFHFPDGMISAKLVENFGAEIDGSSGQHPGTDSPGVAKFTEMVGDKFDSTSPFTPESYDAAALIMLAMQAAGSMEPGDYKAKVMDVANAPGEEIFPGELGKALEILKNGGDIDYVGATAVELIGPGESAGNYREVMYEGGEEKTAKYR; encoded by the coding sequence ATGAAAAAACTGCTACTTGCGACAACCGCAACAGCGATGATGGCTGGCGGCGCGTTTGCCGACGGCCATGCAACGGACATCAAGCTGGGCATTATCTTGGGCTTCACCGGCCCGATTGAATCGCTGACGCCGTCCATGGCAGATGGCGCCGAGCTGGCCATGGCGGAAGTCACCGAATCCGGCATGTTGCTCGACGGCGCGAAAGTGTCCGCTGTCCGTGCAGACTCCACCTGTGTTGACGCTGCTGCTGCGACGGCTGCCGCCGAGCGTTTGATTACATCCGATGGCGTCAAAGGTATCATGGGCGCTGACTGTTCCGGTGTGACCGGCGCCATTCTGGCCAACGTGGCTTTGGCCAACGGCGTTGTCATGATCTCGCCATCCGCCACCTCGCCCGGTTTGTCGACCGCTGAAGATGATGGGTTGTTCTTCCGGACCGCACCTTCCGACGCGCGTCAGGGCGTTGTGATGACCGAGGTCCTGATGGACCAGGGCATCAAGTCCGTTGCGGTGACCTACACCAACAATGACTACGGCAAAGGTCTGGCCGACGCGTTCCAATCTGCGTTTGAAGAAGCGGGCGGCGAAGTGACCATCAACGCAGCCCATGAAGACGGCAAGGCCGACTATTCGGCTGAAGTCGGTGCATTGGCATCGGCGGGCGGCGACCGTCTGGTTGTTGCGGGCTATGTGGACCAAGGTGGCTCCGGCATCGTGCGCGCCGCTCTGGACACAGGCGCGTTTGACACGTTCCACTTCCCCGACGGCATGATCTCCGCCAAACTGGTTGAAAACTTCGGCGCAGAAATCGACGGCTCCTCGGGCCAGCACCCGGGCACAGACAGCCCCGGTGTTGCGAAGTTCACTGAGATGGTTGGCGACAAGTTTGATTCCACCTCGCCCTTCACACCTGAAAGCTATGACGCGGCTGCGCTGATCATGCTGGCCATGCAGGCCGCAGGGTCCATGGAGCCGGGCGACTACAAAGCCAAGGTCATGGATGTGGCGAACGCACCGGGCGAAGAAATCTTCCCGGGCGAGCTGGGCAAAGCGCTTGAGATTCTCAAGAATGGCGGCGACATCGACTATGTCGGCGCAACTGCCGTGGAGCTGATCGGGCCAGGCGAAAGCGCCGGTAACTACCGTGAAGTGATGTATGAAGGCGGCGAAGAGAAAACCGCAAAGTATCGCTAA
- a CDS encoding PQQ-dependent sugar dehydrogenase, with amino-acid sequence MLRITTIAAALLLAASPALGFDTSAGTVRVTKVAGELEQPWAIGHLPDGGVLVTERDGAVVHLMADGSRVDLAGVPDVVNEGQGGMLDVMIPRDFASSRDVFLSYVARRGGVAGTAIGVGKLSADGTRLEGFKRLWQMAKPSNSARHFGSRIVEAPDGTLFLTIGDRGDRPSAQDLGNHNGTVVRLHRSGAVPPDNPFIGRPGVEPEIYSYGHRNPQGAALDLQGNLWVAEHGARGGDEVNLIKPGGNYGWPVISYGVHYSGAKIGEGTSKAGMLQPEHYWDPSIAPSGMMVYSGKLWPEWKGDVFVGSLKFDYISRLSGSDLREVEQLQHDTTGRVRDVVEGPDGAIWFLSVYDDALYKLTPN; translated from the coding sequence ATGTTACGCATCACCACAATTGCCGCCGCCCTGCTCCTTGCCGCATCACCGGCATTGGGTTTTGACACAAGTGCCGGAACGGTGCGCGTCACCAAGGTAGCGGGCGAATTGGAGCAACCCTGGGCCATTGGCCATCTGCCGGATGGCGGCGTGCTTGTGACAGAACGCGACGGCGCCGTGGTGCACCTGATGGCCGATGGAAGCCGCGTCGATCTTGCAGGGGTGCCGGACGTGGTCAACGAAGGGCAGGGTGGCATGCTCGACGTGATGATCCCGCGCGACTTTGCTTCCAGCCGGGATGTGTTTCTGAGCTATGTGGCGCGCCGTGGCGGCGTTGCCGGCACCGCCATCGGGGTGGGCAAGCTCAGCGCGGATGGCACGCGGCTGGAAGGCTTCAAGCGGCTCTGGCAGATGGCCAAACCGTCGAATTCTGCCAGACATTTCGGCTCCCGTATTGTGGAGGCCCCAGACGGCACCTTGTTCCTGACCATAGGCGACCGCGGCGACCGTCCCTCTGCGCAGGACCTTGGAAACCACAACGGCACCGTGGTGCGCCTGCACCGCTCAGGCGCGGTGCCGCCGGACAACCCGTTCATCGGCCGCCCCGGTGTCGAGCCCGAAATCTATTCCTACGGCCACCGAAACCCGCAAGGCGCGGCGTTGGACTTGCAAGGCAACCTGTGGGTGGCAGAACACGGCGCACGCGGCGGCGACGAGGTGAACTTGATAAAGCCCGGCGGCAACTACGGCTGGCCGGTGATCAGCTACGGGGTGCATTACTCTGGCGCAAAGATCGGAGAGGGCACATCCAAGGCGGGAATGCTTCAGCCCGAACACTACTGGGACCCGTCCATCGCGCCCTCCGGCATGATGGTTTATTCCGGCAAGCTTTGGCCCGAATGGAAGGGCGACGTTTTCGTAGGCTCGCTGAAATTCGACTACATCTCACGACTGTCAGGCAGCGATCTTAGAGAGGTCGAACAATTGCAACATGACACGACAGGCCGCGTCCGCGATGTGGTCGAGGGCCCTGACGGGGCCATCTGGTTCCTGTCCGTCTATGATGACGCTCTTTACAAGTTAACCCCAAATTAA
- a CDS encoding TRAP transporter large permease, with the protein MEPIEIGLWVSGGMLVFVILGMRVAFAAGLAGFVGLVWLRWNGFDYDPERFWKAVEISVKIAGLTPHSKVSAHVLSLIPVFIMIGYLAYHAKLTTALFEACKRWFAWVPGGLAVSTVFATAGFAAVSGASVATAAVFARIAIPEMLKVGYNKQFAAGVVAAGGTLASLIPPSAILVIYAIIVEQDVGKLLLAGFIPGAFSAVVYAGLIISIAVIFKTVGPPVSGFTWKERFESLPPALPIVAVVVIIIFFVYNPFGDAWGTPTEGGAVGAFIVFLMALYKGMRWAKLKEALLETAKLTVMIFSIIWGVLIYVRFLGFAELPDAFAAWITSLEMSPMLILICILLAYAVLGMFMDAIGMLLLTLPVVYPAVMALNGGETVAAADSAFGMSGTMCAIWFGILVVKMAEFCLITPPIGLNCFVVAGVRDDLTVQDVFKGVTPFFIADGITIALLVAFPGIVLWLPSLV; encoded by the coding sequence ATGGAACCGATTGAGATTGGCCTATGGGTCTCCGGCGGGATGCTGGTCTTTGTCATCCTGGGCATGCGGGTGGCGTTTGCCGCCGGTCTGGCCGGGTTTGTGGGCCTCGTCTGGCTGCGCTGGAACGGGTTTGACTACGACCCTGAGCGGTTTTGGAAGGCCGTTGAGATCAGCGTCAAGATCGCAGGGCTGACGCCGCATTCGAAGGTGTCCGCCCATGTGCTAAGCCTGATCCCGGTCTTCATCATGATCGGCTATCTGGCGTATCACGCCAAGCTGACCACGGCGCTGTTTGAAGCGTGCAAACGCTGGTTTGCATGGGTGCCGGGGGGCTTGGCTGTGTCCACCGTCTTTGCAACGGCTGGCTTCGCCGCAGTGTCAGGCGCATCCGTGGCGACAGCGGCGGTGTTCGCGCGAATTGCGATCCCCGAAATGCTGAAGGTCGGCTACAACAAGCAATTCGCGGCTGGTGTCGTGGCGGCTGGCGGCACTTTGGCATCTCTCATTCCGCCCTCCGCCATTTTGGTGATCTACGCGATCATCGTGGAGCAGGACGTGGGCAAGCTGCTGCTGGCGGGTTTCATCCCCGGCGCGTTCTCCGCTGTGGTCTATGCGGGGCTGATCATCAGCATCGCTGTCATCTTCAAAACGGTCGGCCCGCCGGTCTCAGGCTTCACTTGGAAAGAGCGGTTCGAGTCTTTGCCGCCTGCCCTGCCCATTGTGGCTGTGGTCGTGATCATCATCTTCTTCGTCTACAACCCGTTCGGCGACGCATGGGGCACGCCGACGGAGGGCGGCGCTGTGGGGGCGTTCATCGTGTTCCTGATGGCGTTGTACAAAGGCATGCGCTGGGCGAAGCTGAAGGAGGCGTTGCTGGAAACGGCGAAGCTGACGGTGATGATCTTCTCGATCATCTGGGGGGTGTTGATTTATGTGCGCTTCCTTGGGTTTGCAGAATTGCCGGACGCCTTTGCGGCGTGGATAACCTCGCTGGAAATGTCGCCGATGCTGATCCTGATCTGCATCTTGCTGGCCTACGCCGTGTTGGGCATGTTCATGGACGCAATCGGGATGCTGCTTTTGACCCTGCCGGTGGTGTATCCCGCGGTGATGGCGCTGAATGGCGGCGAAACGGTTGCAGCGGCTGACAGCGCGTTCGGAATGTCGGGCACCATGTGCGCGATCTGGTTCGGCATATTGGTGGTGAAGATGGCGGAGTTCTGTCTGATCACGCCGCCCATCGGGTTGAACTGCTTTGTGGTCGCCGGCGTGCGGGATGACCTGACGGTGCAGGACGTCTTCAAAGGCGTGACCCCGTTCTTCATCGCGGATGGGATCACCATTGCTTTGCTCGTAGCCTTCCCGGGGATCGTGCTGTGGCTGCCGTCGCTTGTGTGA
- a CDS encoding TRAP transporter small permease subunit, translating into MAGSSAVLEDSSLLSRLDRMLLPLERFMALISGLAVFSLMFLAAYSVTGRKFFASPMMGYVDYIEAAMPIIAIMGVSYVQRDGSHIRMDMLVGALKGRFLWFFELVSVLLILLLIVALIWGGWAHFDRSFDMTKPLWSRDSSIDVGIPIWPSKLVVPLAFGVLCARLLLQIWGYGRAFVLGLENPVAVPLTLTVAEQAMLEAEALEGSD; encoded by the coding sequence ATGGCCGGCTCTAGTGCTGTGCTGGAGGATTCCAGCTTACTCTCGCGGCTCGACCGCATGTTGCTGCCGCTGGAGCGCTTTATGGCGTTGATCTCAGGGCTGGCGGTGTTCTCGCTGATGTTTCTCGCGGCCTACTCGGTCACTGGCCGCAAGTTCTTCGCCTCGCCCATGATGGGCTATGTCGATTATATCGAGGCCGCGATGCCGATCATCGCCATAATGGGCGTGTCTTACGTACAAAGGGATGGCTCGCATATTCGCATGGACATGCTGGTGGGCGCTTTGAAGGGCCGCTTCCTGTGGTTTTTCGAATTGGTGTCGGTGCTGCTGATCCTGCTGCTGATCGTCGCGCTGATATGGGGCGGCTGGGCGCATTTTGACCGATCTTTTGATATGACCAAGCCTTTGTGGAGCCGGGATAGCTCCATTGACGTGGGCATTCCGATTTGGCCAAGCAAGCTGGTTGTGCCGCTGGCGTTCGGCGTTCTTTGCGCGCGGTTGTTGCTGCAAATCTGGGGCTACGGGCGGGCATTCGTCCTTGGCTTGGAAAACCCCGTGGCGGTGCCATTGACCTTGACCGTGGCCGAACAAGCCATGCTTGAGGCCGAAGCGCTGGAAGGGTCTGACTGA
- a CDS encoding C4-dicarboxylate TRAP transporter substrate-binding protein, translating into MNKFLTTACGMALSVAFVSEAAATEWNVSVWGKRRAFTEHVEKLAELVSEKTGGEFTMNISYGGLSKNRENLDGISIGAFEMAQFCAGYHRDKNRVVTVLELPFLGVENLEQEVAVSKAVYAHPAATEEMAQWNAKLLMTSPMPQYNLVGTGDPRMTLADMEGMRVRATGGLGKAFEAVGAVPTSVTATEAYQAMESGVVDTVAFAQHAHLSFGTINQADWWTANLNPGTVNCPVVVNIDAYEALSDAEREALDSSIDEALDHYLANYAELLQKWDSVLEEKGVKKVEIDPAVIDEFRAKAAEPAREAWIADMEAQGLPGQELYDLVVKTLAEAKGS; encoded by the coding sequence ATGAATAAATTTTTGACCACCGCTTGCGGTATGGCGTTGAGCGTCGCGTTTGTCAGCGAGGCTGCGGCGACCGAATGGAACGTCTCGGTCTGGGGCAAGCGCCGCGCGTTTACCGAGCATGTTGAGAAACTGGCCGAGTTGGTGTCTGAGAAGACCGGCGGCGAGTTCACGATGAACATCTCTTATGGCGGCCTGTCCAAGAACCGTGAGAACCTTGATGGTATCTCCATTGGCGCGTTTGAGATGGCACAATTCTGCGCGGGCTACCACCGCGACAAGAACCGCGTGGTCACCGTGCTAGAACTGCCGTTCCTTGGCGTTGAAAATCTGGAGCAGGAAGTCGCTGTCTCCAAGGCGGTCTACGCCCACCCCGCCGCCACGGAAGAAATGGCGCAGTGGAACGCGAAGCTGCTGATGACCTCGCCGATGCCGCAATACAACCTTGTGGGCACGGGCGATCCTCGGATGACCTTGGCCGACATGGAAGGCATGCGGGTCCGCGCGACCGGCGGTCTTGGCAAAGCGTTTGAAGCCGTTGGCGCAGTGCCAACATCTGTGACCGCCACGGAAGCCTACCAGGCGATGGAATCTGGCGTCGTGGATACGGTGGCCTTTGCGCAGCACGCGCACCTGTCCTTTGGCACGATTAACCAGGCTGACTGGTGGACCGCCAACCTGAACCCCGGCACCGTGAACTGCCCAGTTGTGGTGAACATTGACGCCTATGAAGCCCTGAGCGACGCGGAACGCGAAGCGCTGGACAGCTCCATCGACGAGGCGCTGGACCACTATCTGGCCAACTACGCCGAGCTTTTGCAGAAATGGGATAGCGTGCTGGAAGAGAAAGGCGTCAAGAAGGTTGAGATTGACCCCGCCGTGATCGACGAGTTCCGCGCCAAAGCCGCCGAGCCTGCCCGTGAGGCGTGGATTGCGGATATGGAAGCCCAAGGCCTGCCGGGCCAAGAGCTGTATGACCTCGTGGTCAAAACGCTCGCAGAAGCCAAAGGCAGCTAA
- the gloB gene encoding hydroxyacylglutathione hydrolase → MSLTVHQFAYNSDNYGQLIHDAATGRTACIDAGDAAEALGAATKADLNITDIWITHHHWDHTDGLAELKQKTGATAMGPDGINGVDQILKGGDSFDFAGHQVEVIHTPGHTLDMLNYHIADEKLLFPGDTLFPMGCGRLFEGDGPMMWASMQKLVALPDDTTVYCAHEYTATNAAFANSVDPANPTLNAQAERVALMRAAGEATSPTTIGVELKTNPFLRPHDNGIRAQLNMRDATDAEVFTEIRARKDRF, encoded by the coding sequence ATGTCTCTAACTGTCCATCAATTCGCCTACAATTCCGACAATTACGGCCAGCTGATCCACGACGCGGCGACCGGCAGGACGGCTTGCATCGACGCCGGGGATGCCGCCGAAGCGCTCGGCGCTGCCACCAAGGCAGACCTAAACATCACGGACATCTGGATAACCCATCACCATTGGGACCATACAGACGGGCTGGCGGAGCTGAAACAAAAGACCGGGGCCACGGCCATGGGCCCAGACGGCATCAATGGCGTGGACCAAATCCTGAAGGGTGGCGACAGCTTCGATTTCGCTGGCCACCAGGTCGAGGTCATTCACACACCCGGCCACACGCTCGACATGCTGAACTACCATATTGCGGACGAAAAGCTGCTGTTCCCGGGTGACACGCTCTTTCCCATGGGCTGCGGGCGTCTGTTTGAAGGTGACGGCCCGATGATGTGGGCCTCTATGCAAAAGCTGGTGGCCCTGCCGGACGACACCACCGTCTATTGCGCCCATGAATATACCGCCACCAACGCGGCCTTTGCCAACAGTGTCGACCCCGCAAACCCGACGCTGAACGCGCAGGCCGAGCGGGTGGCGCTCATGCGGGCGGCGGGCGAGGCGACATCGCCCACGACCATAGGGGTCGAGCTGAAAACCAATCCGTTCCTGCGCCCCCATGACAACGGCATCCGCGCCCAGCTCAACATGCGCGACGCGACCGATGCCGAGGTCTTCACAGAAATACGCGCTCGAAAAGATCGCTTCTAA
- a CDS encoding ABC transporter substrate-binding protein — translation MKSLTAIAVVLMATTTLSASAETIRWARAGDALTLDPHAQNEGPTSALAHQIMEPLVMRDMEGTIVPALATEWNPSEENPNVWVFKLREGVSFHDGSAFTAEDVVFSLNRAMTEDSDYKELLASVKEVRADGDYTVEIETGGPNPIMPNNLTNMFIMDKTWAEANNAVKVQDYEGGEDTFAAKNANGTGPYKLVSREPDVKTVLAMNENYWGKDEFPMQVTGIEYTPIQNAATRVAALLSGEVDFIQDVPVQDLERVAGQDGLDVRTAPQNRVIFFGMNMGDADLENDDVDGKNPFADVRVRRAMNMAINRDAIKQVVMRGQSVPAGMIAPPFVNGWNTEMDGSSTTDVEGAKALLAEAGYGDGFSIQLDCPNDRYINDEGICQAAVGMFAQIGVTVNLDAKPKAQHFPLLSNYETDFYMLGWGVPTYDSEYIFNFLVHGRDEKYGSWNAVRYNNPDLNAKIQALASNTDLEARNASINEIWQVVQDEALYIPIHHQVLNWGMASKVGTIVAPDDTAKFKYFTLN, via the coding sequence ATGAAAAGCCTTACCGCTATTGCGGTCGTGTTGATGGCAACCACAACGCTATCCGCCTCCGCTGAAACCATCCGCTGGGCCCGCGCGGGCGACGCGCTGACGCTCGACCCGCATGCCCAAAACGAAGGTCCAACCTCCGCTTTGGCGCACCAGATCATGGAGCCGCTGGTGATGCGCGACATGGAAGGCACCATCGTGCCGGCCTTGGCGACTGAGTGGAATCCATCCGAGGAAAACCCCAATGTCTGGGTGTTCAAGCTACGCGAAGGCGTGTCCTTCCATGATGGCTCTGCGTTCACCGCAGAAGACGTGGTCTTCTCGCTCAACCGCGCCATGACCGAAGACAGCGACTACAAGGAATTGCTGGCCTCCGTCAAAGAAGTGCGTGCCGATGGCGACTACACCGTCGAGATCGAGACCGGTGGCCCGAACCCGATCATGCCCAACAACCTGACCAACATGTTCATCATGGACAAAACCTGGGCGGAGGCGAATAACGCCGTCAAAGTCCAGGATTACGAGGGCGGCGAGGACACGTTTGCAGCCAAGAACGCCAATGGCACCGGGCCCTATAAGCTGGTCTCTCGCGAGCCTGATGTGAAAACCGTGCTGGCAATGAATGAAAACTACTGGGGCAAGGACGAATTCCCGATGCAGGTCACCGGCATCGAATATACGCCCATCCAGAACGCGGCGACGCGGGTCGCAGCTTTGCTGTCAGGCGAGGTTGACTTCATCCAGGACGTCCCGGTGCAGGACCTTGAGCGCGTGGCAGGTCAGGACGGCCTCGACGTGCGCACCGCGCCGCAAAACCGGGTCATCTTCTTTGGGATGAACATGGGCGACGCTGATCTTGAGAATGACGATGTCGACGGCAAAAACCCATTTGCGGATGTACGTGTGCGCCGCGCGATGAACATGGCGATCAACCGCGACGCCATCAAACAGGTGGTCATGCGCGGCCAATCGGTGCCTGCGGGCATGATCGCGCCGCCTTTCGTGAATGGCTGGAACACTGAGATGGACGGCTCGTCCACCACCGATGTCGAAGGCGCAAAGGCGCTTTTGGCTGAGGCAGGTTACGGCGACGGCTTCTCGATCCAGCTGGATTGCCCCAATGACCGCTACATCAACGACGAAGGCATCTGCCAGGCCGCAGTTGGTATGTTCGCCCAAATCGGTGTGACGGTGAACCTCGACGCCAAACCCAAGGCGCAGCACTTCCCGCTTCTCAGCAACTACGAAACGGATTTCTACATGCTCGGCTGGGGCGTCCCGACCTACGACTCGGAGTATATCTTCAACTTCCTGGTCCATGGGCGCGACGAGAAATACGGCTCGTGGAACGCGGTGCGCTATAACAACCCTGATCTGAACGCCAAGATCCAGGCATTGGCGTCCAACACTGATCTCGAGGCGCGTAATGCGTCGATCAACGAGATCTGGCAAGTCGTCCAAGACGAGGCGCTCTACATCCCGATCCACCACCAGGTGCTGAATTGGGGCATGGCTTCAAAAGTCGGCACCATCGTGGCGCCGGATGACACCGCGAAGTTCAAATACTTTACCCTGAACTAA